From Brassica rapa cultivar Chiifu-401-42 chromosome A06, CAAS_Brap_v3.01, whole genome shotgun sequence:
TTCGTTGGTTAAGAATATCCGTTCTTTTCATAgatcttttttgttttattggttatactattccggtctggttactcAGATCACCTCAGATttagtaatagaatagccgtttaATGTAGAAAAACATCGactttttatacattttaaaaaatatatatttatattaatcgtCCCGAAACGGAAAAGAGTTTGGATTACAGACAGACACGACTCGAACAAAACAACTTAAATCACAAATTTTCTAACTAGCTTCGTTCGACCAACTAATCCGATACATTCCGTTAATTCTGATCTTAATTTTCCAAAACTAATCTTATACATTCCGTTAATTCAGATCTTAATTTTCCAAAACTTGAATATCGTTCTCAACCGTTGACGTGAACCACGAGAAAGTGAGATTCACCGCGTTTTTTCGGATGTCGAGACTTTCCTTCTAATACCTGATGAACTCATCAATGCCTATATTCCTCACTGATAACAGAGACTTCCCttgacgtttttttttttgaataacaaatgcTTATATTAAAACTAAACGCCCGTTAGGCTAAACTGGTTACAACCGGAGAGATACTCGACGGTAAGCTAATAAGCTAGCATAACTAGAACAAGAGAAAGATAGATATGGCTAAGGAGAGAAGAAACCCGCAGAAAATCTTCACTTGTAGTCCTAGAGCCTGCGTTCGAAAGAACACCAAATGGTCGAGATTGACGTTGAAGAACCCACCTAATGGATTTTGAGCGCAGTTGAAAACCGTCTCTGAAGATGCTTATATCTCCCGACGTTGCAATGGAGTGCAGAGAGGCTGCCGGAGTAGGACTACACATAGAGTCGTCGACGGTACAATCTCTAAAGGATAGCAGTTGATAGAGTTGGGAAATGCTGAATTTTGGTAACGTTGCAATAAGATGCGGAGAGGGGGTGAGAGGGCTACATAGCCGACTTTGTGAAGAACCGTCGATGCTTGAGACGGCGTAGTGTGATGGAAACGCAACGATAACGTAATATTGAGTAAATCTGGCGAATGCACACTCTTGCACAGTAGATCCGGCGAACGAAAGAGAAAGTTGAGGCCTTAACTGCCTGAATTTGAAATTAGAACATTTTACTACATtatttcttacatttttatacattgtttCTTACATTTTACACCCTTGACGTTTCCAATGTAGTTTTTTTATACATTGTTTCTTACATTTAACTCCTTCTGTTCTTAAAAGATTTATGTTATAggtttttcacacttattaagaaaacatttaaaattgtattttctaatatattgtttttcttaattaaatatTCCCAATAACTTTTAAGCAATGAGATTTTATGAAGTacaattgtatttttgaaagtacaatttttcattaattaaggtattgaaaatgtaaaaaatgtatctttttgaaataatttttttttctaaaaaatggaTCATTAAAAAACAAAGGGAGTATCTTTTAAACATATATGATATTGTACCATTTAGTCTATGTTAGTTTGCCAAACTAGACCTGGGCATTCAGATAACCGGTTCGGATCCGGGTCGGATTTTTCGGATTTCAGATATTTCGGAACTAGAGAAATTGGTACCGTTCGGATAATTTAAAATTACGGTTCGGATACGGTTCGGTACCTGTCGGATCCGGTTCGGATCCGGTTATATTCGTAGTAACCAAAATATTAACGGATTCGGTCCGGTTCTTTGAATATACCAAACCATTTAACCCGATAGAACCGAATTTAATCCAAAAGAACCGAAGATATTCTAAATATCCGAAAAACATAAACAAGATAACTAAAATtacaatacaataaaataacataacattttaatataacCAAAGCAAAGTTTAATCTCTAAAATGAAAATAAGCATAATAGATTACTAGGGTTATCTTAATTAAGGTTTAATTCGGATCTTTCGGATACCCGTACGGATCCCGGATATTCCTGTATCCGATCCGGTACCCGACCAGATTTTAAACCTTATCCGACCGGATATTTTCCTATATCTGAATCCGATCCGAAACTCGATTTTTCGGGTAATTACCGGTTCGGATCTTCGGATCCGGGAAATATACCTAGGCCTATGCCAAACTCTGTATTTATTAGTGTACTATTAGTTTCAATTATAGGTGCATCACTATGTATATGTCCGAACAATGGTCCAAAATGTTCTGTAAAATACAGaaactatgtatatatatatttttaaaaaaattgaacaaggTTGATTGTTCATCTGGATAATTAGCAAGATAATAAATAATGTAGGATTAATTATGATACAAATTAACTGTTTTACAAATTATCAACAAGCTGAACACATGCTTTGCAAAAGCTGTGTCTACTTTTTGTGTTTGATTATAAAATTGACAAGGTATAAAATTCGAAGGCTTTCAGGAcaccaaataaatatttatttatatgttgaTAGACATACGCTTAAAGACTCCACATAGTTTAAGATACGGATTAACAAAGTACTACATAaactaaagaaaagaaaagaaaagagtttttctttttaacgGACAAAGATTCCTACTATGGTTGCTTTAAGACCACACACAAATGCTGCACAGTACTTGTGGGTCCCACTTCTCTACCAAGTGCGTTGCCAACACGTGAATTTTCTCCTCCCAATTTCTGGTTTATCATATGGTCTCCTATCCCATAAGACCAAGACTCTATAAAATATctgtaaatattaatttaattcatTATCTATTTTAAGTTGGActgaaaattttgaatattctaATTTTACGAAacaaaccaatatatatatatatatatatataatatttataaaaaataaagttaattataaatactaatatttttagaatatgattttaatgaattatatgattatataattattatattttatatatgtttacatattttatttattcactAATTATCTaggtattaaattttttattttttattttcataacaaatatattattattttataatatttttgattttttttatcttttaatttgtACGGTTCTaatgtttggttaaaaaatataatttttttggaatatttCATAGCTATAGATTGAATTAAATTggataattaattatttgaacGAAATAAATCATAACACAAGTAGCTTTAAAACTCCCGATCTAGATATTCGATTTATACCCATCTTTCTCGACATGATCTTGCATTCTTGTGTGGaacccttctttttttttcttttttttttgtgtgtaaccCTTCCTTAAAACATTGTTTTAATAACTTCTTTATcctctatatttttatttattttcagtcgtcaattatatatttatataggagTATGTGTTTCTTTTGTCAGTTCCAATGTCTTGACTATTCATGGTTTACGTGGTGTTAGAGGCGAAAGATTATGGTTTATAGTTGCGTGACTTGTCTCGTTAATCATAAGTCCATAACATATTACTAGAATGTAGACAATTATTTGTGTATCTATTGGTGCATTTTACGGCGGTGACATATTTCGATCAAGGAGCATAAAAACGTATCCCATGAAAAGAGAAACAGTATAGTATATCGGAACATCACATACGATTAGAACTAACTTTATAAACAAATATGTATATACGCCTGAGCGTtcgttttttactttttagttacaaaaaaaaaccttcaTAAACAAGTTAAACAATATAACTATTAGTAAAATATCTCCCATGTTCAAAAATCAAATTATGATGGACTTTTCTGATGGATTACGGACAAAATTAAACATGCATACGCATAATATGGATGAATCGTGAATGAATTATACTAGACGTAATTTGTGACATAGCAATCGTctttttttaatacaattatGAAACGTCTTTGTTTTtccataaaaagaaaaacatggtAATTTAAGTACAAGAGATTCACGAGACGAAAATTCGTGAAAGCGCAGGATAGCCGAAAGAGGTTGGAAAATGACACACAGAAAATCAAAAGAGTGCTAAAATGCGCAAAATTTTATGGCGCCACGTAGCTATTCAATACTCTCTACGTCCACACAGACCTGCCTGTTCACAGCACGACAAAGCCACTTCCCGATAAAAACACAACACCTTTCCCATTGACGCTCTCTTTCCACAAACACCGTTATCTTTTCAAAACCAATAAAAAAGCAGACGTGTGCTCACGACGTGTTGACGCCGTTAGTGACatctaaaaaaaagtaaaaagcaTCCTTTATTGCTTCCTAATCGAAATTACTACGACCATCTAGACATTAATTCTTTTGTTTCTCAGAAAACCATAATAAACACATTAATAATGACTTAATTTCCTCTCCCCAAATTTCAGCCGGTGGTTTAAtaccttctcttttttttttttttgtcaaaaagatGAACTAAAAGTAAGtcaatttattttacaaatgaAATTTAAAGTTAAGTTAGAAAAAGAGTGTGtgtattaaaaaattttaaaaaggaggaaagaaaataaatggGTCACTTGTGTATCTATCTAtcaactagagcttgacccgcgcatCCGCGCAGATGTTAgttttttgataaatgaatatttatttgtataagtgataatatatattttaaaatttacccgtttaattttttttaatatgacatttataaacacaataattttatagtttatattgagtagttttattttatcatgtaaacccttAATTATATCATCCATTTATTTAGAATACAACCTGTAAAAtcacacaaatgtatttttattttttatggatcaaaattttatgattatatataatgaaattattgtataaactgtttttatggatcaaaattttatgattatgtataatgaaattgttgtatactatttattatgtatatgtggaattagtaaaataattaccgtataatgtatgtaattacgaaatgtatatatggaattaattattttcaaatacacatatgtataataaaaaggaaaagataaaaaatattaaaagttaggtttattaattattgttgccatgattttttagttaaaatttgattttggaaatacattaattgaagagaaaagataaaaatcttaaaagataggttaattaataacttcagtggcatgccattataaatatagtggaaaactaagggataatctaattttgtactcctattttaatagattagatgggTTTGTGAGGTCGCAGAGGCTGGTCCCCCGGAAATAGCCGGTGCGAAAGAGGGAAAGGTAACCGGTAAATACCGGTTATGCGTATGGTTAGAAGTTCACCGTGGTTGAAACTTTGTCTGGTTAAGCCTTTGGTCGCCTCAGAcccagaaaagaaagaaagataggaaaagaggaagaaagagcagagcagagagagagaagaaaagagaaaaaaaaggaaggcTTGTTACAATCGTCTGTGACTCCGATAAGTGTgtaagaggaagaggaagaggaagacgaAGACGAGGAAGAGAGTAGACGGAGTTGCCGTATCTCCGAATCAAGCGAAATTAGAGGTGAAATTGGTGGTTTAAACTCGTTTGAGTCTAGGGTTTATCGCTGTATCTGGAAATGTAAAAGAGCGTGGTGATTGTGTTTTCGACAGATTTAGAAACGAAGAAACAGAGCGAGAAGTGGTGGTATATTTGGAGATTTTCGTCTGCTGAGAGGCTTCTTCGTCACCTGATGAAACAGATCTGAGCTTTGAGGTGGTTTCAGAAGCATGGCGAGTTCGGATGTTTCTATGAAAGGAAATCGTGGAGGAGGAGAAAACTTCTCCTCCCTTGGTTACAGTGGCCCCACGGGCGCCGCCGGCGAGTCCCTGAAAACTCAGTCTAACCGATCTGTGGCTGCTGAGCGCGTTGGTAAGCCTGACTTTTCTTTAGCTTTGCTTTGGTTACAAACTGAGCTGATCtaccttttcttcttctttagtcGACCCGGACGCTGCTCTCTACCGTGAGCTGTGGCACGCTTGTGCTGGTCCTCTCGTTACAGTCCCTCGACAAGATGACCGAGTCTTCTACTTCCCTCAGGGGCATATCGAGCAGGTGAGATTTCTTCCCTCCGATTTgcttgtgattttttttttgtttaatttttttgtcgtTTTCTTGATGAGTAGGTGGAAGCATCGACAAATCAAGCTGCAGAACAGCAGATGCCTCTCTATGATCTTCCTTCGAAGATCCTTTGTCGTGTCATTAATGTTGATTTAAAGGTAGCCTTCTCTCACTTTCATTTGGAAAAAAAAGTTTGGGTTTGGAGAGTCTTGAATTGTCGGCTAACTGTAGCTTTTTTGTCTGATTTTGCAGGCAGAGGCAGACACCGACGAAGTTTATGCGCAGATTACTCTTCTTCCGGAGCCTGTTGTAAGTTGTAATTTCtatattctatttttgttaGAGCAGAGTATAACAGGTTGATCATATTATTCAAGAagcttatctttttttttttgtaacagcaAGACGAGAATGCAATAGAGAAAGAGTCGCCTCCTCCTCCGCCCCCAAGGTTCCAAGTGCACTCCTTCTGCAAAACCTTGACTGCATCGGACACAAGTACACATGGTGGCTTTTCTGTACTCAGGCGGCATGCCGATGAATGTCTCCCACCTCTGGTTGGTGCTTCCTTTACATATTGaaccattattattattattattattgcatTATGTTCTAAGACGATCTTTAATTCCCCCTTTTCTTTTGTGGCTTCTCCCAGGATATGTCACGTCAACCTCCTACTCAGGAGTTAGTTGCAAAAGATCTGCATGCAAGCGAGTGGCGTTTTCGACATATTTTCCGAGGTATTGAATTTTGTTTGAGTCGTATTATTACTACCTTAATTTATTTTGTGTCCCATGGATGCTTATGTTTGTGATGATGTTATGCCAGGTCAACCACGAAGGCATTTGCTTCAGAGTGGATGGAGCGTGTTTGTTAGCTCCAAGAGGCTGGTCGCAGGCGATGCTTTTATATTTCTTaggtttgttgtttttttttttggttcatgaTATTCTTGAGTTGTatctatttgtttatttttgtctTATTCTTCTGTAGGGGTGAGAATGGAGAATTACGTGTGGGTGTAAGGCGTGCAATGCGGCAGCAAGGAAATGTGCCATCCTCTGTTATATCAAGCCACAGCATGCATCTCGGAGTATTGGCCACTGCCTGGCACGCTATTTCAACTGGAACCATGTTTACAGTCTACTATAAACCGAGGTTC
This genomic window contains:
- the LOC108872244 gene encoding LOW QUALITY PROTEIN: uncharacterized protein LOC108872244 (The sequence of the model RefSeq protein was modified relative to this genomic sequence to represent the inferred CDS: inserted 1 base in 1 codon) encodes the protein MINQKLGGENSRVGNALGXRSGTHKYCAAFVCGLKATIVGIFVR